The following are from one region of the Candidatus Latescibacter sp. genome:
- a CDS encoding PD-(D/E)XK nuclease family protein: MNLTIFAGPDPEANLDALLKRTPLRLGPVCAVVPDSGSVAALERKLAVLSGNGFTGHRVYTMEGLALAILSQAGVAAEMIDPPVKRALAGELAASRIGRSSYYSTIAGYPGFINTILLYLADIRSTDKTFIRAREIEAVAAAYDVHLKRLRAADHEGVVMMALSDDRAERFSQGFGGPLIAHGFYDLTERQFQFISRLMAGFSRSAVSIPDDPSRPQLFDLPGKLRSRLEELGGRVVRVDSKKEGGTGVVVRGFRGGTWTGTVTPGDVQIHTFRSEEAEAGWIAGFIRDKIARGIWEHHDIMIVARSRPGYGTPLDIALRKNGIQVEGGVRRPLSTHPVVRVVLDAIQSSIHPDDDELAAGVLSSQYTGDRTRKTGTPAGPETDDRGWSCMLADIDSPEGFISSVKRMIEWLNIRNNLDGGGDPECALSEAAAFERLKELLDAFARFYSPLRKMVKVTELHRLLVLFLRDAFIIEQPCAGKGVLLADVNHARYATRRIVFLTGLDNRPFAGRQGGFSLHDPVYAREMLKHAESEDSLLFYLSMHGAEQLFLTFPGIDNEGGDPAVSPYLREIRGNTASWCLNAFHRGVPGAAWEGGYCDRRGRDEQIIRAMKANPELAPVILAGQRRRDQSAAARLELSLAVWSRMQKEPELILESPALLESVSREWGGGRVYSVSELEEYASCPVRFFLARILRLRVDRETIGEVEASDRGILIHEILARFYRRCISLGRAGFSRDELNDMKSLIREISGQVFAEKADAFAGLHPVVMLAEKKFLLAWMEYFLENEAEYFSSAPFRPFFLETGFGLESFSCATPYPPLRLEKGSDLVLVSGRIDRIDIDANETPPRIRIIDYKTGDCKASLSDLVSGKALQAPLYLKAATEQIVPGSSIHDGVFYNLREMAHVCYKAERKPVTGDDWAEYIRMACESAHTSVGRIRRGEYPPGECRDSRWCDFRLLCRGGREISGEESEYADS; this comes from the coding sequence ATGAATCTTACCATCTTTGCCGGACCCGACCCGGAAGCCAATCTCGACGCCCTTTTGAAACGGACCCCCCTCCGTCTGGGGCCGGTCTGCGCCGTGGTTCCCGACAGCGGCTCGGTTGCCGCACTGGAGAGGAAACTGGCCGTGCTATCCGGAAACGGATTCACCGGCCACCGGGTCTATACGATGGAGGGACTTGCTCTGGCCATCCTGTCTCAAGCCGGTGTCGCTGCCGAAATGATAGATCCCCCGGTAAAACGAGCCCTGGCCGGAGAGCTTGCAGCGAGCCGTATCGGCCGGAGCTCCTATTATTCCACAATTGCCGGGTATCCCGGTTTTATCAATACCATTCTTTTGTATCTTGCAGATATCCGCAGCACGGATAAAACCTTCATCCGCGCCCGTGAAATAGAGGCTGTCGCCGCCGCGTACGATGTGCACCTGAAACGGCTCCGGGCCGCCGACCATGAAGGCGTAGTGATGATGGCGCTTTCGGACGACCGGGCGGAGCGGTTCTCACAGGGGTTCGGTGGGCCGCTCATCGCCCACGGTTTCTATGACCTTACCGAGAGGCAGTTTCAGTTCATCTCCCGGCTCATGGCCGGTTTCAGCCGGAGCGCGGTGAGTATTCCGGATGATCCTTCGCGGCCTCAACTTTTTGACCTGCCCGGTAAACTCCGTTCCCGTCTGGAAGAGCTGGGAGGGAGGGTTGTCCGGGTAGATTCCAAAAAAGAAGGCGGTACAGGTGTGGTCGTGCGGGGTTTCCGCGGCGGAACCTGGACAGGGACCGTAACTCCCGGCGATGTGCAGATTCATACCTTTCGCAGCGAAGAAGCCGAAGCCGGGTGGATCGCGGGCTTCATACGGGATAAGATCGCCCGGGGTATCTGGGAACATCATGACATCATGATTGTCGCACGGTCAAGGCCGGGCTATGGAACTCCCCTGGACATCGCCCTGCGGAAGAATGGGATTCAAGTGGAAGGAGGAGTTCGGCGTCCGCTTTCCACTCATCCCGTGGTTAGGGTCGTTCTCGATGCGATCCAGTCCTCCATTCACCCGGATGACGATGAGCTGGCGGCGGGAGTTCTCTCCTCGCAATACACCGGCGACCGGACACGGAAAACCGGAACACCCGCCGGCCCGGAGACGGATGACCGCGGCTGGAGCTGCATGCTTGCCGATATTGATTCTCCCGAAGGCTTCATATCCAGTGTGAAGAGAATGATCGAATGGCTCAACATCCGGAATAATCTGGACGGCGGCGGAGACCCTGAGTGCGCGCTTTCGGAAGCCGCGGCATTCGAGCGCCTAAAGGAGCTTCTCGATGCATTCGCCCGGTTCTATTCCCCCCTTCGTAAAATGGTGAAAGTTACTGAATTGCATCGCCTTCTCGTTTTGTTTCTCCGGGATGCCTTCATTATCGAACAGCCCTGCGCAGGAAAAGGGGTGCTTTTGGCCGACGTGAACCATGCCCGTTATGCCACCCGCAGGATCGTGTTTCTCACTGGTCTGGATAACAGGCCTTTCGCCGGAAGACAAGGCGGTTTCTCTCTCCATGATCCGGTATACGCCCGTGAGATGCTTAAGCACGCCGAATCTGAGGACAGTCTCCTCTTTTACCTGTCCATGCACGGCGCGGAACAATTATTTCTGACATTCCCCGGCATCGACAATGAGGGCGGGGATCCGGCCGTTTCACCCTATCTAAGGGAGATTCGCGGGAATACGGCTTCATGGTGCCTGAATGCTTTTCATCGCGGAGTCCCCGGCGCTGCCTGGGAGGGAGGGTATTGCGACCGCCGCGGCAGGGATGAGCAGATCATTCGTGCGATGAAAGCGAATCCGGAACTTGCCCCCGTCATTCTCGCCGGTCAGCGCAGGAGGGACCAGTCCGCCGCAGCCCGCCTGGAGCTGTCTTTAGCCGTCTGGAGCAGGATGCAAAAAGAACCTGAACTTATCCTTGAGAGCCCGGCTCTTCTCGAATCGGTCAGCCGGGAGTGGGGAGGCGGGCGGGTGTATTCCGTTTCCGAACTGGAAGAATATGCCTCCTGCCCGGTCAGGTTCTTCCTCGCCCGTATTCTCCGGCTTCGGGTGGATAGGGAAACTATCGGCGAGGTGGAAGCGTCTGACCGGGGCATCCTCATCCATGAAATCCTGGCCCGGTTTTACCGGCGGTGCATCTCTCTGGGCCGGGCGGGTTTCAGCCGGGATGAACTCAACGACATGAAGAGCCTGATAAGGGAAATCAGCGGGCAGGTGTTCGCGGAAAAGGCCGATGCCTTTGCAGGACTCCATCCGGTGGTGATGCTGGCCGAGAAAAAATTCCTTCTTGCCTGGATGGAATATTTTCTCGAAAACGAGGCCGAATACTTTTCCTCCGCACCTTTTCGGCCCTTCTTTCTTGAGACCGGTTTCGGGCTTGAAAGTTTCTCCTGTGCAACTCCATATCCTCCGCTTCGTCTTGAAAAAGGAAGCGACCTGGTCCTGGTTTCAGGCCGCATCGATCGTATCGACATCGATGCGAACGAAACGCCTCCCCGTATCCGTATCATAGATTACAAGACCGGAGACTGCAAAGCATCGCTTTCAGATTTGGTTTCCGGTAAGGCCCTCCAGGCGCCTCTTTATTTGAAAGCGGCGACTGAGCAGATCGTTCCGGGCAGCAGCATCCATGATGGTGTATTCTATAACCTGCGCGAGATGGCCCATGTCTGCTATAAAGCCGAAAGGAAGCCCGTTACAGGCGATGATTGGGCGGAATATATCCGGATGGCCTGTGAGAGCGCACACACATCGGTTGGTAGAATACGGAGGGGGGAGTATCCTCCCGGCGAGTGCAGAGATTCCCGCTGGTGTGATTTTCGCCTGCTATGCAGGGGAGGAAGGGAAATCTCCGGGGAGGAGAGTGAATATGCCGATTCGTGA
- a CDS encoding T9SS type A sorting domain-containing protein, giving the protein MTRKRLFSFLLFFTLLIILVAAVAQTQVQRPKANFVDRISAVLEKAGCPLSQRQLDAIAKITPGPDARGAMQKILSDDQKKALQSALKQQRTGLQLRGMAQRLKAAGIPLTDDQIAKIKALKLGEGKGALQSILTADQVNALKKGAGLKRERLVIGGIAVQLKKAGYPLSVRQIAQIKNLVKGAKSRDALMNILTAEQKVALKKPFVDRLAARLKAAGQPLSDEQLKSINAIMPGKNAREQVKAILTSEQVSALKKSISEAAPSTGTTDKATAAGETPRVFNALKPNYPNPFNPSTTIEYSIVQPGNVRVQIFGINGQLISTLVDSYQAAGWHSATWNAGNLAGGMYICTVTSGGFTQSRKMTLLK; this is encoded by the coding sequence ATGACTCGTAAAAGACTCTTTTCGTTCCTGCTCTTTTTCACTCTGCTGATTATTCTGGTTGCGGCAGTGGCTCAGACGCAGGTGCAGAGACCGAAGGCAAACTTCGTTGACCGTATTTCCGCCGTGCTGGAAAAGGCCGGCTGCCCGCTTTCTCAGCGCCAGCTCGATGCGATTGCAAAGATCACGCCCGGACCGGACGCCCGTGGCGCCATGCAAAAGATTCTGAGCGATGACCAGAAAAAAGCCCTGCAAAGCGCGCTGAAACAGCAAAGAACGGGGCTTCAACTGAGAGGGATGGCGCAGAGACTAAAAGCAGCGGGTATCCCGCTCACCGATGACCAGATCGCCAAGATAAAAGCGCTCAAACTCGGCGAAGGAAAGGGCGCTCTCCAGTCCATCCTCACCGCCGATCAGGTGAACGCGCTGAAAAAGGGAGCAGGATTGAAACGTGAGCGTCTGGTTATTGGCGGGATCGCCGTGCAGCTCAAAAAAGCCGGATATCCGCTCTCCGTAAGACAAATAGCACAAATCAAGAATTTGGTAAAAGGAGCAAAATCCCGCGACGCACTCATGAACATCCTCACTGCAGAGCAGAAAGTCGCGCTCAAGAAGCCTTTCGTGGACAGGCTGGCAGCAAGATTAAAAGCTGCCGGACAGCCGCTTTCTGATGAGCAATTGAAATCCATCAATGCTATTATGCCTGGTAAAAACGCCCGTGAGCAGGTGAAAGCTATCCTGACTTCCGAACAGGTTTCCGCCCTGAAAAAAAGTATCAGCGAAGCCGCGCCGAGCACAGGAACTACAGATAAAGCGACTGCGGCAGGTGAAACGCCCAGGGTGTTCAATGCTCTTAAACCGAATTATCCCAACCCGTTCAACCCCAGCACCACAATCGAGTACAGTATCGTCCAGCCGGGGAATGTCCGGGTGCAGATCTTCGGCATCAACGGCCAGCTCATCTCCACCCTGGTGGACTCCTACCAGGCTGCGGGCTGGCACAGCGCCACCTGGAACGCCGGGAACCTCGCCGGAGGCATGTATATCTGCACTGTCACTTCCGGCGGTTTCACCCAGTCAAGGAAAATGACCCTGCTGAAATAA
- a CDS encoding MBL fold metallo-hydrolase has protein sequence MRITPSIYLVGDTPLGLTEGGDCHIYLIKGPKGIFLIDAGNGYDTEGLIGSIKAEGFNPKKISHILLTHHHTDHARGAKALKDRFGCQVWISGNVGKYMLEQGNDEELWVNDAKACGLYAPDYFYIHCPVDHAVSDAEEFDIGGVHITALNITGHSPDSVCYLMELDGLRCMFDGDMFFWGGVLGLLNYPGSNLLDYHASLPRLGGLGIDSLFPGHGLFCMKGGQAVIDAAIKNLKAGVFVPYSVGQLPIGGL, from the coding sequence ATGCGGATTACACCATCAATCTACCTGGTCGGCGACACCCCCCTGGGGCTGACCGAAGGCGGCGACTGCCATATTTACCTGATCAAAGGGCCGAAGGGGATCTTTCTCATCGATGCGGGAAACGGCTACGACACCGAGGGCCTTATCGGTTCCATCAAAGCGGAAGGATTCAATCCGAAGAAAATCAGCCACATTCTCCTGACCCACCACCATACCGACCATGCCCGTGGGGCAAAGGCGCTCAAAGACCGGTTCGGGTGCCAGGTATGGATCAGTGGGAATGTCGGAAAGTACATGCTCGAACAGGGGAATGACGAGGAACTCTGGGTAAACGACGCCAAAGCCTGCGGCCTCTACGCTCCCGACTACTTCTATATACACTGCCCGGTGGATCATGCAGTCAGCGACGCCGAAGAATTCGATATCGGGGGAGTCCATATCACCGCGCTGAACATAACCGGCCATTCGCCCGATTCGGTATGCTACCTCATGGAACTGGACGGTCTCAGGTGCATGTTCGACGGCGATATGTTCTTCTGGGGTGGAGTCCTCGGCCTCCTCAACTATCCGGGGTCGAACCTGCTTGATTACCACGCGAGCCTTCCCCGTCTGGGCGGTCTCGGCATCGACAGCCTCTTTCCGGGGCACGGCCTCTTCTGCATGAAAGGCGGGCAGGCGGTCATAGACGCTGCGATTAAGAATCTGAAAGCGGGGGTTTTTGTCCCGTATTCCGTGGGACAGCTTCCGATCGGGGGGCTGTAA
- a CDS encoding transglutaminase-like domain-containing protein, whose product MIYSVIKLKSAAWLLSIIIAFSSPCLAQKKPTVPDISTTIAEDISDFTWARVSFRIKPPTKEAILWFYAYQYYDNSLPLRIEVNGHAAAYNSEKGKGKFIWHKTNIPANYFSPGVNRIVFRTDSSATNSWAIGAEWAENPRGSAKSSNRGKSWYTANLGYNYSLVGNYAVRLTDGGGNALAVTLLEPEKGKRPVARAFSPKVDPFPAGKGQFEAFSFERSFSGKELFDCPRDTHIETDGNLPIFRLKRGELIKDEDGNAQFNIDRTAFERTDSLKVPWWLGEQVTDTVWIKKVLELKNPETDKAALMFFYEIQAHYPRKGGYWSVEGGSQSPLHVIINGTELPPIKPDIGYRNRTEDWRQVDFPPGLLKKGINTVVMHAEKGGDWRFAYENSVSPNRSARSMDGGKTWDYNRLGENRNENGEYLVRFLLDRCHEQGMVWSASIALWEKDGKGFLTPVKNLEVSVTLEGETPAGAMFRPQVRFGTTPVPGEDSWTDWGEPSYGKNLTMQVPGQDFRYMQWRAVLSTRSLKITPRLTGVRLIVKGERGTFPDGKYVTLSSLDNPPLRLGSLERKYDSYGNEILRELRERYHLDDVVKDGRTELEKLALLASWVHESRFSSAKEGEQHRSKNGIDSRTTHWAPNNALWALNMFSRGYGHLDRRFGSHCHDYNSAFVGCCEALGFVARPLIMTRAESALGGHSFPEVWSNEFNRWILVDAYVNAYYLRDDGVPANTMEIHEAQFDSTLFKRISTFQMDRISSPARKAAGDAYKPQVKECPRGYESFGIWLRSDLMNEPAPYPIWDGVHSFRWDGRLWYDDPRAQSFAEFSRYSNRADDLYFSVNQCFINPEYRGGDLVVIRLSHTMPNFRCYEVRFDRRGEWTEYRSDFPVKLHKGENVIEIRPVNLWGIKGAASTVTMSNKLPG is encoded by the coding sequence ATGATTTATTCCGTTATTAAACTAAAGAGCGCCGCCTGGCTCTTATCCATTATAATTGCCTTCTCTTCTCCTTGCCTTGCCCAGAAGAAACCAACTGTCCCGGATATCAGCACCACCATCGCAGAGGACATTTCCGATTTCACATGGGCGCGGGTCTCATTTCGTATAAAACCGCCAACTAAAGAAGCGATCCTCTGGTTCTACGCCTATCAGTACTATGACAATTCCCTCCCGCTCCGTATCGAGGTGAACGGACACGCGGCGGCGTACAACTCGGAAAAAGGGAAGGGCAAGTTTATCTGGCATAAAACCAACATTCCGGCTAATTACTTTTCCCCGGGAGTCAACCGGATTGTTTTCAGAACCGATTCATCGGCAACAAATTCCTGGGCAATAGGGGCGGAATGGGCGGAAAACCCCCGGGGCAGCGCCAAATCCTCCAACCGCGGCAAAAGCTGGTACACCGCCAATCTCGGGTATAACTACAGCCTGGTGGGAAATTATGCCGTCCGCCTGACCGATGGCGGAGGAAATGCGCTGGCAGTGACTCTTCTCGAGCCGGAAAAAGGAAAAAGGCCTGTTGCACGAGCTTTCTCGCCGAAAGTTGATCCATTTCCCGCCGGGAAAGGACAATTTGAGGCATTTTCTTTTGAACGGTCCTTTTCCGGGAAAGAACTGTTTGACTGTCCGCGCGACACGCACATTGAAACAGACGGGAATCTCCCGATTTTCCGGCTCAAGCGCGGCGAGTTGATCAAGGACGAGGACGGCAACGCCCAGTTCAACATCGACCGCACTGCCTTCGAGCGAACAGATTCCCTCAAAGTGCCCTGGTGGCTCGGAGAGCAGGTGACCGACACCGTGTGGATAAAAAAAGTGCTGGAATTGAAAAATCCGGAGACTGATAAAGCCGCCCTGATGTTCTTTTACGAGATTCAGGCCCATTATCCGCGAAAAGGCGGCTACTGGAGCGTCGAGGGCGGCTCGCAGTCGCCGCTCCATGTCATCATCAACGGAACCGAGCTTCCCCCGATCAAACCGGACATCGGATACCGCAACCGTACCGAAGACTGGCGTCAGGTGGACTTTCCGCCCGGTCTCCTGAAGAAGGGCATCAACACTGTGGTCATGCACGCAGAAAAAGGCGGAGACTGGCGGTTTGCATACGAGAATTCCGTCTCTCCCAACCGGAGCGCACGGAGCATGGACGGCGGAAAAACCTGGGACTACAACCGCCTCGGCGAAAACCGTAACGAAAACGGCGAATACCTGGTTCGTTTTCTCCTGGACCGCTGTCATGAACAGGGAATGGTCTGGTCGGCGTCAATCGCCCTCTGGGAGAAAGACGGGAAGGGTTTTCTCACGCCTGTGAAGAATCTCGAAGTATCCGTTACTCTCGAAGGCGAGACTCCGGCGGGCGCTATGTTCCGGCCGCAGGTCAGGTTCGGGACGACGCCGGTTCCCGGGGAGGATTCCTGGACTGACTGGGGAGAACCTTCCTACGGGAAGAATCTTACCATGCAGGTTCCCGGACAGGATTTCCGGTACATGCAGTGGCGCGCAGTTCTCAGCACACGTTCGCTGAAAATTACGCCGCGGCTGACCGGAGTCCGCCTCATAGTAAAGGGAGAGCGCGGAACCTTCCCGGACGGGAAATATGTGACCCTTTCCTCCCTCGACAACCCGCCGCTAAGGCTGGGAAGCCTGGAAAGGAAGTATGATTCTTATGGCAACGAGATTCTCAGGGAGCTTCGGGAAAGGTATCATCTCGACGATGTGGTGAAAGACGGGCGCACAGAGCTGGAAAAACTGGCACTCCTTGCTTCCTGGGTCCATGAGTCCCGTTTTTCATCGGCGAAAGAGGGAGAACAGCACCGCAGTAAAAACGGCATCGATAGCCGCACCACACACTGGGCGCCCAACAACGCGCTCTGGGCTTTGAACATGTTCAGCCGCGGTTACGGCCACCTGGACAGACGGTTCGGCTCTCACTGTCATGATTACAACAGCGCTTTTGTGGGCTGCTGCGAGGCGCTCGGATTTGTCGCCCGCCCGCTCATCATGACCCGTGCGGAATCAGCGCTCGGAGGTCACAGTTTCCCCGAAGTCTGGTCCAACGAATTCAACCGGTGGATTTTAGTCGACGCTTACGTGAACGCTTATTATCTCCGTGATGACGGCGTCCCGGCCAACACCATGGAAATCCACGAAGCGCAATTCGATTCCACCCTATTCAAGCGCATCTCCACCTTCCAGATGGACCGTATCTCTTCTCCTGCCCGGAAAGCCGCCGGGGACGCCTACAAACCCCAGGTGAAGGAATGCCCGCGCGGGTATGAATCCTTCGGCATCTGGCTCCGCTCCGATCTCATGAATGAACCGGCGCCCTATCCAATCTGGGACGGCGTCCACTCATTCCGCTGGGATGGCCGTCTCTGGTACGACGATCCGCGCGCGCAGTCATTCGCCGAATTCAGCCGCTACTCGAACCGTGCGGACGACCTGTACTTTTCTGTGAACCAGTGTTTCATCAATCCGGAATACCGGGGAGGCGACTTGGTGGTTATCAGGCTCTCACATACCATGCCCAATTTCCGGTGCTATGAGGTGCGGTTCGACCGCCGGGGGGAATGGACTGAATACCGGAGCGATTTCCCGGTCAAACTGCATAAAGGGGAAAATGTCATTGAAATCCGGCCGGTCAATCTCTGGGGAATAAAGGGCGCCGCAAGCACGGTGACAATGTCGAATAAGCTGCCGGGGTAA
- a CDS encoding putative sugar nucleotidyl transferase gives MNIVLFEDNQCDNLRPVGLFRPLYELHVGSLTLFDLVKSLDVPLFTLRRKHFFNNGAPDAKPSDESPILFLNASIEPDISYNKTIRDLLASNDPFITTSGNRVAAALIPAGKNLGPDVSSQTIGSLLLEQGLPLERELFRTIDWPHQIVETHLRIFPSNLDYLISRGRYREIQKNVFLEDTVDMAPTVAVDTEKGPVVIDSGVKIMHFNYLEGPVHIGKGTKIIEHSAIKDKTSIGEGCKIGGEVEATVIESHSNKQHHGFLGHSWVGQWVNLGAGSSTSDLKNTYGKVRVYYRGKRVETGMQFLGSIIGDFVKSAVNTSFFTGKIVGACSMIYGTVTTNVPCFTNYARSVGQVTEIGFDQVVTTQKRMFARRDVKQTPHDVELMKQVFELTGDERVMSDDQINF, from the coding sequence ATGAATATCGTTCTCTTCGAGGATAATCAATGCGACAATCTCCGCCCGGTCGGGCTGTTCCGGCCGCTCTACGAGCTGCATGTCGGCTCGCTTACCCTTTTCGATCTGGTGAAATCTCTCGATGTCCCCTTGTTTACTCTCCGCCGCAAACATTTTTTTAACAACGGCGCACCCGACGCCAAGCCTTCCGACGAATCACCCATACTTTTCTTGAATGCCTCGATCGAGCCGGATATTTCCTACAATAAGACCATTCGCGATCTTCTCGCCTCGAATGATCCATTCATTACCACAAGCGGAAACCGGGTCGCCGCCGCGCTTATTCCGGCGGGAAAAAATCTCGGGCCGGATGTTTCGTCCCAAACCATCGGCTCTCTCCTGCTTGAGCAGGGGCTTCCCCTCGAGCGGGAGCTGTTCCGCACCATCGACTGGCCTCACCAGATTGTCGAAACCCATCTCCGCATTTTCCCATCCAACCTGGATTACCTCATCTCGAGAGGCCGGTACCGTGAGATACAGAAGAATGTATTTCTGGAGGACACCGTGGACATGGCTCCTACCGTGGCGGTGGATACCGAAAAGGGGCCGGTGGTAATCGACAGCGGAGTGAAGATCATGCACTTCAACTATCTCGAAGGCCCCGTACATATCGGGAAGGGAACAAAAATTATCGAACATTCAGCCATCAAGGACAAAACCTCCATCGGCGAAGGGTGCAAGATCGGCGGCGAGGTGGAAGCGACGGTCATCGAATCGCACTCGAACAAACAGCACCACGGCTTCCTCGGGCATTCCTGGGTGGGCCAGTGGGTGAATCTCGGCGCGGGAAGTTCGACCAGCGACCTCAAGAACACCTATGGAAAAGTGCGGGTGTACTACCGGGGAAAGCGGGTGGAAACAGGTATGCAGTTCTTAGGGTCAATCATCGGGGATTTCGTTAAATCGGCGGTCAACACCTCTTTCTTTACCGGAAAGATAGTCGGAGCGTGCAGCATGATTTACGGCACGGTGACAACCAATGTGCCCTGTTTCACCAACTACGCCCGGAGTGTCGGCCAGGTGACCGAAATCGGCTTTGACCAGGTGGTCACCACCCAGAAGCGGATGTTTGCCCGCCGCGATGTCAAGCAGACCCCCCACGATGTCGAGCTGATGAAACAGGTATTCGAGCTGACCGGGGATGAGCGGGTTATGAGCGACGACCAGATCAATTTCTGA